One Carassius auratus strain Wakin chromosome 44, ASM336829v1, whole genome shotgun sequence genomic window carries:
- the LOC113062308 gene encoding protein argonaute-4 isoform X2, with amino-acid sequence MEALGPGPPAPTSLFQPPRRPGLGTVGKPIRLLANHFQVQIPKIDVYHYDIDIKPEKRPRRVNREVVDTMVRHFKMQIFGDRQPGYDGKRNMYTANPLPIGRDRVDLEVTLPGEGKDQTFKVSLQWVSVVSLQMLLEALSGHLNEVPEDSVQALDVITRHLPSMRYTPVGRSFFSPPEGYYHPLGGGREVWFGFHQSVRPAMWNMMLNIDVSATAFYRAQPVIEFMCEVLDIQNINEQTKPLTDSQRVKFTKEIRGLKVEVTHCGQMKRKYRVCNVTRRPASHQTFPLQLENGQAMECTVAQYFKQKYSLQLKYPHLPCLQVGQEQKHTYLPLEVCNIVAGQRCIKKLTDNQTSTMIKATARSAPDRQEEISRLVKSNSMVGGPDPYLKEFGIVVHNDMTEVTGRVLPAPMLQYGGRVSTDTGRDCSRNKTVATPNQGVWDMRGKQFYAGIEIKVWAVACFAPQKQCREDLLKSFTDQLRKISKDAGMPIQGQPCFCKYAQGADSVEPMFKHLKMSYVGLQLIVVILPGKTPVYAEVKRVGDTLLGMATQCVQVKNVVKTSPQTLSNLCLKINAKLGGINNVLVPHQRPSVFQQPVIFLGADVTHPPAGDGKKPSIAAVVGSMDGHPSRYCATVRVQTSRQDLSQEQFYSQEVIQDLTNMVRELLIQFYKSTRFKPTRIIYYRGGVSEGQMKQVAWPELIAIRKACISLEEDYRPGITYIVVQKRHHTRLFCSDKAERVGKSGNVPAGTTVDSTITHPSEFDFYLCSHAGIQGTSRPSHYHVLWDDNCFTADELQLLTYQLCHTYVRCTRSVSIPAPAYYARLVAFRARYHLVDKDHDSAEGSHVSGQSNGRDPQALAKAVQIHYDTQHTMYFA; translated from the exons ATGGAAGCGCTCGGACCCG GCCCGCCTGCCCCTACCTCCCTCTTCCAACCACCACGCCGGCCCGGCTTGGGTACGGTGGGGAAGCCGATTCGCCTGCTGGCCAATCACTTCCAGGTGCAGATCCCCAAGATCGACGTCTACCATTATGACATTGACATCAAGCCTGAAAAGCGACCCCGCCGGGTCAACAG AGAGGTGGTGGACACAATGGTGAGACATTTTAAGATGCAGATCTTTGGGGACAGGCAGCCTGGTTATGATGGCAAGAGGAACATGTATACAGCAAATCCACTACCCATCGGGAGAGACCGG GTGGATCTGGAGGTGACATTGCCAGGTGAAGGGAAGGATCAGACCTTCAAGGTGTCTCTGCAGTGGGTGTCAGTGGTGAGTCTGCAGATGCTCCTGGAAGCTTTGTCTGGTCACTTGAACGAGGTCCCGGAGGATTCTGTACAGGCTCTGGATGTCATCACTCGTCACCTGCCCTCCATGCG GTACACTCCAGTAGGTCGTTCCTTCTTCTCGCCACCAGAGGGGTATTACCACCCGCTGGGAGGAGGGAGGgaggtttggtttggtttccatCAGTCTGTCCGTCCAGCGATGTGGAACATGATGCTCAACATAGATG TGTCAGCTACAGCTTTCTACCGAGCCCAGCCTGTCATTGAGTTCATGTGTGAGGTTCTGGACATCCAGAACATCAATGAGCAGACCAAGCCCCTCACAGATTCACAACGTGTCAAGTTCACCAAGGAGATTCGAG GACTGAAAGTGGAGGTCACACACTGCGGCCAGATGAAGAGGAAGTACCGTGTGTGCAATGTCACACGACGCCCAGCCAGCCATCAGAc ATTTCCTTTGCAGCTTGAGAATGGACAAGCTATGGAGTGCACTGTTGCCCAGTATTTTAAACAAAAGTACAGCCTGCAGCTCAAATACCCCCACCTGCCCTGCCTCCAGGTGGGGCAAGAACAGAAGCACACCTATCTGCCCCTTGAG GTTTGTAACATAGTGGCAGGACAGCGCTGTATAAAGAAACTAACAGATAACCAGACCTCGACCATGATTAAAGCTACGGCCCGCTCAGCCCCAGACAGACAGGAAGAGATCAGCAGACTG GTCAAAAGTAACAGCATGGTGGGCGGGCCTGACCCTTACCTGAAAGAGTTTGGCATTGTGGTTCACAATGATATGACAGAGGTGACTGGGCGGGTCCTCCCAGCGCCCATGCTTCAGTATGGGGGCCGGGTGAGTACAGACACTGGGAGGGACTGTAGCAGG AACAAGACCGTGGCCACACCCAACCAGGGTGTCTGGGACATGAGGGGAAAACAGTTTTATGCGGGTATAGAGATCAAGGTGTGGGCCGTAGCCTGCTTCGCACCACAGAAACAATGCCGAGAAGATTTGCTCAA GAGTTTCACTGACCAGCTGCGTAAAATCTCCAAGGACGCAGGGATGCCCATCCAAGGCCAGCCCTGCTTCTGCAAGTACGCCCAGGGAGCAGACAGTGTGGAGCCGATGTTCAAGCATCTAAAGATGTCTTATGTGGGACTACAGCTCATTGTGGTCATTCTGCCTGGGAAAACACCAGTCTATG CGGAAGTGAAGCGTGTGGGAGATACTCTGCTGGGAATGGCCACTCAATGTGTTCAGGTGAAAAATGTGGTGAAGACGTCCCCTCAGACCCTGTCCAATCTTTGTCTGAAGATCAACGCCAAGCTAGGAGGCATCAACAATGTACTGGTGCCACATCAAAG GCCCTCAGTGTTCCAGCAGCCGGTCATCTTCTTGGGGGCTGATGTCACTCACCCACCTGCAGGCGATGGGAAGAAACCATCCATTGCAGCTGTGGTGGGAAGCATGGATGGGCATCCTAGCCGCTATTGTGCCACCGTGCGAGTGCAAACCTCACGCCAGGACCTGTCCCAGGAACAGTTCTACAGCCAGGAAGTCATCCAAGATCTTACCAACATGGTGCGAGAGCTCCTCATTCAGTTCTACAAGTCTACTCGATTCAAGCCCACTCGCATCATCTACTACCGAGGAGGAGTCTCTGAGGGCCAGATGAAGCAG GTTGCCTGGCCAGAGCTGATCGCCATCAGGAAAGCTTGCATCAGTCTAGAAGAGGACTACAGACCAGGAATCACCTACATCGTAGTGCAGAAACGTCACCACACCCGACTCTTTTGCTCTGACAAAGCTGAGAGG GTTGGGAAGAGTGGCAATGTCCCAGCAGGCACTACAGTGGACAGCACCATTACACACCCCTCAGAGTTTGACTTCTACCTGTGCAGCCATGCTGGTATCCAG GGCACAAGCCGTCCCTCCCACTATCACGTCTTGTGGGATGATAACTGTTTCACAGCCGATGAACTGCAACTTTTGACTTACCAGCTCTGCCACACCTATGTGCGCTGCACCCGCTCCGTCTCTATCCCCGCACCAGCCTACTACGCACGGCTTGTGGCATTCCGTGCCCGCTACCACTTAGTGGACAAAGACCATGACAG TGCTGAGGGCAGTCACGTATCAGGACAGAGTAATGGCCGAGACCCTCAGGCCTTGGCAAAGGCGGTCCAGATTCACTATGATACCCAGCACACTATGTACTTCGCCTGA
- the LOC113062308 gene encoding protein argonaute-4 isoform X1 — MEALGPGPPAPTSLFQPPRRPGLGTVGKPIRLLANHFQVQIPKIDVYHYDIDIKPEKRPRRVNREVVDTMVRHFKMQIFGDRQPGYDGKRNMYTANPLPIGRDRVDLEVTLPGEGKDQTFKVSLQWVSVVSLQMLLEALSGHLNEVPEDSVQALDVITRHLPSMRYTPVGRSFFSPPEGYYHPLGGGREVWFGFHQSVRPAMWNMMLNIDVSATAFYRAQPVIEFMCEVLDIQNINEQTKPLTDSQRVKFTKEIRGLKVEVTHCGQMKRKYRVCNVTRRPASHQTFPLQLENGQAMECTVAQYFKQKYSLQLKYPHLPCLQVGQEQKHTYLPLEVCNIVAGQRCIKKLTDNQTSTMIKATARSAPDRQEEISRLVKSNSMVGGPDPYLKEFGIVVHNDMTEVTGRVLPAPMLQYGGRVSTDTGRDCSRGLSPQNKTVATPNQGVWDMRGKQFYAGIEIKVWAVACFAPQKQCREDLLKSFTDQLRKISKDAGMPIQGQPCFCKYAQGADSVEPMFKHLKMSYVGLQLIVVILPGKTPVYAEVKRVGDTLLGMATQCVQVKNVVKTSPQTLSNLCLKINAKLGGINNVLVPHQRPSVFQQPVIFLGADVTHPPAGDGKKPSIAAVVGSMDGHPSRYCATVRVQTSRQDLSQEQFYSQEVIQDLTNMVRELLIQFYKSTRFKPTRIIYYRGGVSEGQMKQVAWPELIAIRKACISLEEDYRPGITYIVVQKRHHTRLFCSDKAERVGKSGNVPAGTTVDSTITHPSEFDFYLCSHAGIQGTSRPSHYHVLWDDNCFTADELQLLTYQLCHTYVRCTRSVSIPAPAYYARLVAFRARYHLVDKDHDSAEGSHVSGQSNGRDPQALAKAVQIHYDTQHTMYFA; from the exons ATGGAAGCGCTCGGACCCG GCCCGCCTGCCCCTACCTCCCTCTTCCAACCACCACGCCGGCCCGGCTTGGGTACGGTGGGGAAGCCGATTCGCCTGCTGGCCAATCACTTCCAGGTGCAGATCCCCAAGATCGACGTCTACCATTATGACATTGACATCAAGCCTGAAAAGCGACCCCGCCGGGTCAACAG AGAGGTGGTGGACACAATGGTGAGACATTTTAAGATGCAGATCTTTGGGGACAGGCAGCCTGGTTATGATGGCAAGAGGAACATGTATACAGCAAATCCACTACCCATCGGGAGAGACCGG GTGGATCTGGAGGTGACATTGCCAGGTGAAGGGAAGGATCAGACCTTCAAGGTGTCTCTGCAGTGGGTGTCAGTGGTGAGTCTGCAGATGCTCCTGGAAGCTTTGTCTGGTCACTTGAACGAGGTCCCGGAGGATTCTGTACAGGCTCTGGATGTCATCACTCGTCACCTGCCCTCCATGCG GTACACTCCAGTAGGTCGTTCCTTCTTCTCGCCACCAGAGGGGTATTACCACCCGCTGGGAGGAGGGAGGgaggtttggtttggtttccatCAGTCTGTCCGTCCAGCGATGTGGAACATGATGCTCAACATAGATG TGTCAGCTACAGCTTTCTACCGAGCCCAGCCTGTCATTGAGTTCATGTGTGAGGTTCTGGACATCCAGAACATCAATGAGCAGACCAAGCCCCTCACAGATTCACAACGTGTCAAGTTCACCAAGGAGATTCGAG GACTGAAAGTGGAGGTCACACACTGCGGCCAGATGAAGAGGAAGTACCGTGTGTGCAATGTCACACGACGCCCAGCCAGCCATCAGAc ATTTCCTTTGCAGCTTGAGAATGGACAAGCTATGGAGTGCACTGTTGCCCAGTATTTTAAACAAAAGTACAGCCTGCAGCTCAAATACCCCCACCTGCCCTGCCTCCAGGTGGGGCAAGAACAGAAGCACACCTATCTGCCCCTTGAG GTTTGTAACATAGTGGCAGGACAGCGCTGTATAAAGAAACTAACAGATAACCAGACCTCGACCATGATTAAAGCTACGGCCCGCTCAGCCCCAGACAGACAGGAAGAGATCAGCAGACTG GTCAAAAGTAACAGCATGGTGGGCGGGCCTGACCCTTACCTGAAAGAGTTTGGCATTGTGGTTCACAATGATATGACAGAGGTGACTGGGCGGGTCCTCCCAGCGCCCATGCTTCAGTATGGGGGCCGGGTGAGTACAGACACTGGGAGGGACTGTAGCAGG GGACTCTCTCCCCAGAACAAGACCGTGGCCACACCCAACCAGGGTGTCTGGGACATGAGGGGAAAACAGTTTTATGCGGGTATAGAGATCAAGGTGTGGGCCGTAGCCTGCTTCGCACCACAGAAACAATGCCGAGAAGATTTGCTCAA GAGTTTCACTGACCAGCTGCGTAAAATCTCCAAGGACGCAGGGATGCCCATCCAAGGCCAGCCCTGCTTCTGCAAGTACGCCCAGGGAGCAGACAGTGTGGAGCCGATGTTCAAGCATCTAAAGATGTCTTATGTGGGACTACAGCTCATTGTGGTCATTCTGCCTGGGAAAACACCAGTCTATG CGGAAGTGAAGCGTGTGGGAGATACTCTGCTGGGAATGGCCACTCAATGTGTTCAGGTGAAAAATGTGGTGAAGACGTCCCCTCAGACCCTGTCCAATCTTTGTCTGAAGATCAACGCCAAGCTAGGAGGCATCAACAATGTACTGGTGCCACATCAAAG GCCCTCAGTGTTCCAGCAGCCGGTCATCTTCTTGGGGGCTGATGTCACTCACCCACCTGCAGGCGATGGGAAGAAACCATCCATTGCAGCTGTGGTGGGAAGCATGGATGGGCATCCTAGCCGCTATTGTGCCACCGTGCGAGTGCAAACCTCACGCCAGGACCTGTCCCAGGAACAGTTCTACAGCCAGGAAGTCATCCAAGATCTTACCAACATGGTGCGAGAGCTCCTCATTCAGTTCTACAAGTCTACTCGATTCAAGCCCACTCGCATCATCTACTACCGAGGAGGAGTCTCTGAGGGCCAGATGAAGCAG GTTGCCTGGCCAGAGCTGATCGCCATCAGGAAAGCTTGCATCAGTCTAGAAGAGGACTACAGACCAGGAATCACCTACATCGTAGTGCAGAAACGTCACCACACCCGACTCTTTTGCTCTGACAAAGCTGAGAGG GTTGGGAAGAGTGGCAATGTCCCAGCAGGCACTACAGTGGACAGCACCATTACACACCCCTCAGAGTTTGACTTCTACCTGTGCAGCCATGCTGGTATCCAG GGCACAAGCCGTCCCTCCCACTATCACGTCTTGTGGGATGATAACTGTTTCACAGCCGATGAACTGCAACTTTTGACTTACCAGCTCTGCCACACCTATGTGCGCTGCACCCGCTCCGTCTCTATCCCCGCACCAGCCTACTACGCACGGCTTGTGGCATTCCGTGCCCGCTACCACTTAGTGGACAAAGACCATGACAG TGCTGAGGGCAGTCACGTATCAGGACAGAGTAATGGCCGAGACCCTCAGGCCTTGGCAAAGGCGGTCCAGATTCACTATGATACCCAGCACACTATGTACTTCGCCTGA
- the LOC113062308 gene encoding protein argonaute-4 isoform X4 translates to MEALGPGPPAPTSLFQPPRRPGLGTVGKPIRLLANHFQVQIPKIDVYHYDIDIKPEKRPRRVNREVVDTMVRHFKMQIFGDRQPGYDGKRNMYTANPLPIGRDRVDLEVTLPGEGKDQTFKVSLQWVSVVSLQMLLEALSGHLNEVPEDSVQALDVITRHLPSMRYTPVGRSFFSPPEGYYHPLGGGREVWFGFHQSVRPAMWNMMLNIDVSATAFYRAQPVIEFMCEVLDIQNINEQTKPLTDSQRVKFTKEIRGLKVEVTHCGQMKRKYRVCNVTRRPASHQTFPLQLENGQAMECTVAQYFKQKYSLQLKYPHLPCLQVGQEQKHTYLPLEVCNIVAGQRCIKKLTDNQTSTMIKATARSAPDRQEEISRLVKSNSMVGGPDPYLKEFGIVVHNDMTEVTGRVLPAPMLQYGGRNKTVATPNQGVWDMRGKQFYAGIEIKVWAVACFAPQKQCREDLLKSFTDQLRKISKDAGMPIQGQPCFCKYAQGADSVEPMFKHLKMSYVGLQLIVVILPGKTPVYAEVKRVGDTLLGMATQCVQVKNVVKTSPQTLSNLCLKINAKLGGINNVLVPHQRPSVFQQPVIFLGADVTHPPAGDGKKPSIAAVVGSMDGHPSRYCATVRVQTSRQDLSQEQFYSQEVIQDLTNMVRELLIQFYKSTRFKPTRIIYYRGGVSEGQMKQVAWPELIAIRKACISLEEDYRPGITYIVVQKRHHTRLFCSDKAERVGKSGNVPAGTTVDSTITHPSEFDFYLCSHAGIQGTSRPSHYHVLWDDNCFTADELQLLTYQLCHTYVRCTRSVSIPAPAYYARLVAFRARYHLVDKDHDSAEGSHVSGQSNGRDPQALAKAVQIHYDTQHTMYFA, encoded by the exons ATGGAAGCGCTCGGACCCG GCCCGCCTGCCCCTACCTCCCTCTTCCAACCACCACGCCGGCCCGGCTTGGGTACGGTGGGGAAGCCGATTCGCCTGCTGGCCAATCACTTCCAGGTGCAGATCCCCAAGATCGACGTCTACCATTATGACATTGACATCAAGCCTGAAAAGCGACCCCGCCGGGTCAACAG AGAGGTGGTGGACACAATGGTGAGACATTTTAAGATGCAGATCTTTGGGGACAGGCAGCCTGGTTATGATGGCAAGAGGAACATGTATACAGCAAATCCACTACCCATCGGGAGAGACCGG GTGGATCTGGAGGTGACATTGCCAGGTGAAGGGAAGGATCAGACCTTCAAGGTGTCTCTGCAGTGGGTGTCAGTGGTGAGTCTGCAGATGCTCCTGGAAGCTTTGTCTGGTCACTTGAACGAGGTCCCGGAGGATTCTGTACAGGCTCTGGATGTCATCACTCGTCACCTGCCCTCCATGCG GTACACTCCAGTAGGTCGTTCCTTCTTCTCGCCACCAGAGGGGTATTACCACCCGCTGGGAGGAGGGAGGgaggtttggtttggtttccatCAGTCTGTCCGTCCAGCGATGTGGAACATGATGCTCAACATAGATG TGTCAGCTACAGCTTTCTACCGAGCCCAGCCTGTCATTGAGTTCATGTGTGAGGTTCTGGACATCCAGAACATCAATGAGCAGACCAAGCCCCTCACAGATTCACAACGTGTCAAGTTCACCAAGGAGATTCGAG GACTGAAAGTGGAGGTCACACACTGCGGCCAGATGAAGAGGAAGTACCGTGTGTGCAATGTCACACGACGCCCAGCCAGCCATCAGAc ATTTCCTTTGCAGCTTGAGAATGGACAAGCTATGGAGTGCACTGTTGCCCAGTATTTTAAACAAAAGTACAGCCTGCAGCTCAAATACCCCCACCTGCCCTGCCTCCAGGTGGGGCAAGAACAGAAGCACACCTATCTGCCCCTTGAG GTTTGTAACATAGTGGCAGGACAGCGCTGTATAAAGAAACTAACAGATAACCAGACCTCGACCATGATTAAAGCTACGGCCCGCTCAGCCCCAGACAGACAGGAAGAGATCAGCAGACTG GTCAAAAGTAACAGCATGGTGGGCGGGCCTGACCCTTACCTGAAAGAGTTTGGCATTGTGGTTCACAATGATATGACAGAGGTGACTGGGCGGGTCCTCCCAGCGCCCATGCTTCAGTATGGGGGCCGG AACAAGACCGTGGCCACACCCAACCAGGGTGTCTGGGACATGAGGGGAAAACAGTTTTATGCGGGTATAGAGATCAAGGTGTGGGCCGTAGCCTGCTTCGCACCACAGAAACAATGCCGAGAAGATTTGCTCAA GAGTTTCACTGACCAGCTGCGTAAAATCTCCAAGGACGCAGGGATGCCCATCCAAGGCCAGCCCTGCTTCTGCAAGTACGCCCAGGGAGCAGACAGTGTGGAGCCGATGTTCAAGCATCTAAAGATGTCTTATGTGGGACTACAGCTCATTGTGGTCATTCTGCCTGGGAAAACACCAGTCTATG CGGAAGTGAAGCGTGTGGGAGATACTCTGCTGGGAATGGCCACTCAATGTGTTCAGGTGAAAAATGTGGTGAAGACGTCCCCTCAGACCCTGTCCAATCTTTGTCTGAAGATCAACGCCAAGCTAGGAGGCATCAACAATGTACTGGTGCCACATCAAAG GCCCTCAGTGTTCCAGCAGCCGGTCATCTTCTTGGGGGCTGATGTCACTCACCCACCTGCAGGCGATGGGAAGAAACCATCCATTGCAGCTGTGGTGGGAAGCATGGATGGGCATCCTAGCCGCTATTGTGCCACCGTGCGAGTGCAAACCTCACGCCAGGACCTGTCCCAGGAACAGTTCTACAGCCAGGAAGTCATCCAAGATCTTACCAACATGGTGCGAGAGCTCCTCATTCAGTTCTACAAGTCTACTCGATTCAAGCCCACTCGCATCATCTACTACCGAGGAGGAGTCTCTGAGGGCCAGATGAAGCAG GTTGCCTGGCCAGAGCTGATCGCCATCAGGAAAGCTTGCATCAGTCTAGAAGAGGACTACAGACCAGGAATCACCTACATCGTAGTGCAGAAACGTCACCACACCCGACTCTTTTGCTCTGACAAAGCTGAGAGG GTTGGGAAGAGTGGCAATGTCCCAGCAGGCACTACAGTGGACAGCACCATTACACACCCCTCAGAGTTTGACTTCTACCTGTGCAGCCATGCTGGTATCCAG GGCACAAGCCGTCCCTCCCACTATCACGTCTTGTGGGATGATAACTGTTTCACAGCCGATGAACTGCAACTTTTGACTTACCAGCTCTGCCACACCTATGTGCGCTGCACCCGCTCCGTCTCTATCCCCGCACCAGCCTACTACGCACGGCTTGTGGCATTCCGTGCCCGCTACCACTTAGTGGACAAAGACCATGACAG TGCTGAGGGCAGTCACGTATCAGGACAGAGTAATGGCCGAGACCCTCAGGCCTTGGCAAAGGCGGTCCAGATTCACTATGATACCCAGCACACTATGTACTTCGCCTGA
- the LOC113062308 gene encoding protein argonaute-4 isoform X3 has product MEALGPGPPAPTSLFQPPRRPGLGTVGKPIRLLANHFQVQIPKIDVYHYDIDIKPEKRPRRVNREVVDTMVRHFKMQIFGDRQPGYDGKRNMYTANPLPIGRDRVDLEVTLPGEGKDQTFKVSLQWVSVVSLQMLLEALSGHLNEVPEDSVQALDVITRHLPSMRYTPVGRSFFSPPEGYYHPLGGGREVWFGFHQSVRPAMWNMMLNIDVSATAFYRAQPVIEFMCEVLDIQNINEQTKPLTDSQRVKFTKEIRGLKVEVTHCGQMKRKYRVCNVTRRPASHQTFPLQLENGQAMECTVAQYFKQKYSLQLKYPHLPCLQVGQEQKHTYLPLEVCNIVAGQRCIKKLTDNQTSTMIKATARSAPDRQEEISRLVKSNSMVGGPDPYLKEFGIVVHNDMTEVTGRVLPAPMLQYGGRGLSPQNKTVATPNQGVWDMRGKQFYAGIEIKVWAVACFAPQKQCREDLLKSFTDQLRKISKDAGMPIQGQPCFCKYAQGADSVEPMFKHLKMSYVGLQLIVVILPGKTPVYAEVKRVGDTLLGMATQCVQVKNVVKTSPQTLSNLCLKINAKLGGINNVLVPHQRPSVFQQPVIFLGADVTHPPAGDGKKPSIAAVVGSMDGHPSRYCATVRVQTSRQDLSQEQFYSQEVIQDLTNMVRELLIQFYKSTRFKPTRIIYYRGGVSEGQMKQVAWPELIAIRKACISLEEDYRPGITYIVVQKRHHTRLFCSDKAERVGKSGNVPAGTTVDSTITHPSEFDFYLCSHAGIQGTSRPSHYHVLWDDNCFTADELQLLTYQLCHTYVRCTRSVSIPAPAYYARLVAFRARYHLVDKDHDSAEGSHVSGQSNGRDPQALAKAVQIHYDTQHTMYFA; this is encoded by the exons ATGGAAGCGCTCGGACCCG GCCCGCCTGCCCCTACCTCCCTCTTCCAACCACCACGCCGGCCCGGCTTGGGTACGGTGGGGAAGCCGATTCGCCTGCTGGCCAATCACTTCCAGGTGCAGATCCCCAAGATCGACGTCTACCATTATGACATTGACATCAAGCCTGAAAAGCGACCCCGCCGGGTCAACAG AGAGGTGGTGGACACAATGGTGAGACATTTTAAGATGCAGATCTTTGGGGACAGGCAGCCTGGTTATGATGGCAAGAGGAACATGTATACAGCAAATCCACTACCCATCGGGAGAGACCGG GTGGATCTGGAGGTGACATTGCCAGGTGAAGGGAAGGATCAGACCTTCAAGGTGTCTCTGCAGTGGGTGTCAGTGGTGAGTCTGCAGATGCTCCTGGAAGCTTTGTCTGGTCACTTGAACGAGGTCCCGGAGGATTCTGTACAGGCTCTGGATGTCATCACTCGTCACCTGCCCTCCATGCG GTACACTCCAGTAGGTCGTTCCTTCTTCTCGCCACCAGAGGGGTATTACCACCCGCTGGGAGGAGGGAGGgaggtttggtttggtttccatCAGTCTGTCCGTCCAGCGATGTGGAACATGATGCTCAACATAGATG TGTCAGCTACAGCTTTCTACCGAGCCCAGCCTGTCATTGAGTTCATGTGTGAGGTTCTGGACATCCAGAACATCAATGAGCAGACCAAGCCCCTCACAGATTCACAACGTGTCAAGTTCACCAAGGAGATTCGAG GACTGAAAGTGGAGGTCACACACTGCGGCCAGATGAAGAGGAAGTACCGTGTGTGCAATGTCACACGACGCCCAGCCAGCCATCAGAc ATTTCCTTTGCAGCTTGAGAATGGACAAGCTATGGAGTGCACTGTTGCCCAGTATTTTAAACAAAAGTACAGCCTGCAGCTCAAATACCCCCACCTGCCCTGCCTCCAGGTGGGGCAAGAACAGAAGCACACCTATCTGCCCCTTGAG GTTTGTAACATAGTGGCAGGACAGCGCTGTATAAAGAAACTAACAGATAACCAGACCTCGACCATGATTAAAGCTACGGCCCGCTCAGCCCCAGACAGACAGGAAGAGATCAGCAGACTG GTCAAAAGTAACAGCATGGTGGGCGGGCCTGACCCTTACCTGAAAGAGTTTGGCATTGTGGTTCACAATGATATGACAGAGGTGACTGGGCGGGTCCTCCCAGCGCCCATGCTTCAGTATGGGGGCCGG GGACTCTCTCCCCAGAACAAGACCGTGGCCACACCCAACCAGGGTGTCTGGGACATGAGGGGAAAACAGTTTTATGCGGGTATAGAGATCAAGGTGTGGGCCGTAGCCTGCTTCGCACCACAGAAACAATGCCGAGAAGATTTGCTCAA GAGTTTCACTGACCAGCTGCGTAAAATCTCCAAGGACGCAGGGATGCCCATCCAAGGCCAGCCCTGCTTCTGCAAGTACGCCCAGGGAGCAGACAGTGTGGAGCCGATGTTCAAGCATCTAAAGATGTCTTATGTGGGACTACAGCTCATTGTGGTCATTCTGCCTGGGAAAACACCAGTCTATG CGGAAGTGAAGCGTGTGGGAGATACTCTGCTGGGAATGGCCACTCAATGTGTTCAGGTGAAAAATGTGGTGAAGACGTCCCCTCAGACCCTGTCCAATCTTTGTCTGAAGATCAACGCCAAGCTAGGAGGCATCAACAATGTACTGGTGCCACATCAAAG GCCCTCAGTGTTCCAGCAGCCGGTCATCTTCTTGGGGGCTGATGTCACTCACCCACCTGCAGGCGATGGGAAGAAACCATCCATTGCAGCTGTGGTGGGAAGCATGGATGGGCATCCTAGCCGCTATTGTGCCACCGTGCGAGTGCAAACCTCACGCCAGGACCTGTCCCAGGAACAGTTCTACAGCCAGGAAGTCATCCAAGATCTTACCAACATGGTGCGAGAGCTCCTCATTCAGTTCTACAAGTCTACTCGATTCAAGCCCACTCGCATCATCTACTACCGAGGAGGAGTCTCTGAGGGCCAGATGAAGCAG GTTGCCTGGCCAGAGCTGATCGCCATCAGGAAAGCTTGCATCAGTCTAGAAGAGGACTACAGACCAGGAATCACCTACATCGTAGTGCAGAAACGTCACCACACCCGACTCTTTTGCTCTGACAAAGCTGAGAGG GTTGGGAAGAGTGGCAATGTCCCAGCAGGCACTACAGTGGACAGCACCATTACACACCCCTCAGAGTTTGACTTCTACCTGTGCAGCCATGCTGGTATCCAG GGCACAAGCCGTCCCTCCCACTATCACGTCTTGTGGGATGATAACTGTTTCACAGCCGATGAACTGCAACTTTTGACTTACCAGCTCTGCCACACCTATGTGCGCTGCACCCGCTCCGTCTCTATCCCCGCACCAGCCTACTACGCACGGCTTGTGGCATTCCGTGCCCGCTACCACTTAGTGGACAAAGACCATGACAG TGCTGAGGGCAGTCACGTATCAGGACAGAGTAATGGCCGAGACCCTCAGGCCTTGGCAAAGGCGGTCCAGATTCACTATGATACCCAGCACACTATGTACTTCGCCTGA